One region of Burkholderia pyrrocinia genomic DNA includes:
- the chvE gene encoding multiple monosaccharide ABC transporter substrate-binding protein gives MKIVKRLAIAAGISIGLAAVSASSFSQDKGVIGISLPDKTESRWLTDGKSMVDALKAKGYAADLQYANYDVPTQVNQVENMLAKGVKALIIAPIDGKTFSDALAYAQKKHIKVISYDRLISQTKDVDYYATFDNYGVGVLQAQSIVAAWQKKGGKTPFNIEVFGGSSDDNNAHMVYAGGMSVLKPYIDSGKFVIRSKQAAFEKIATRNWDGATAQSRMDNLLSAFYGKDRLDAVWTPNDAIAIGVISSLKGVGYGSAQAPMPVVTGQDADIQNIKAIIRGDQATTVFKDTRKLASVTAAMVDDALAGKTVAVNDTKSYGNGAKIVPTYLVKPVLVDKDNVQATLVNSGYYTQAQLK, from the coding sequence ATGAAAATCGTCAAGCGCCTCGCGATTGCAGCGGGCATCAGCATCGGACTGGCCGCCGTGTCGGCTTCGTCGTTCTCACAGGACAAGGGTGTCATCGGCATCTCGTTGCCGGACAAGACCGAGTCGCGGTGGCTCACCGACGGCAAGAGCATGGTCGATGCGCTGAAGGCGAAGGGCTATGCGGCCGATCTGCAGTATGCAAACTACGATGTCCCGACGCAGGTGAACCAGGTCGAGAACATGCTCGCCAAGGGCGTGAAGGCGCTGATCATCGCACCGATCGACGGCAAGACTTTTTCCGATGCGCTCGCGTACGCGCAGAAAAAACACATCAAGGTCATTTCATACGACCGCCTGATCAGCCAGACGAAGGACGTCGACTACTACGCCACGTTCGACAACTATGGCGTGGGCGTGCTGCAGGCGCAGAGCATCGTCGCCGCATGGCAGAAGAAGGGCGGCAAGACACCGTTCAACATCGAGGTCTTCGGCGGCTCCTCGGACGACAACAACGCGCACATGGTCTACGCGGGCGGCATGTCGGTGCTCAAGCCCTACATCGACAGCGGCAAGTTCGTGATTCGCAGCAAGCAGGCCGCATTCGAGAAGATCGCGACCCGCAACTGGGATGGCGCGACGGCCCAGTCGCGCATGGACAACCTGCTGAGCGCGTTCTACGGCAAGGACCGTCTCGATGCGGTCTGGACGCCGAACGACGCAATCGCCATCGGCGTGATTTCGTCGCTCAAGGGCGTGGGCTACGGCTCCGCACAAGCGCCTATGCCGGTGGTGACGGGGCAGGACGCCGATATCCAGAACATCAAGGCGATCATCCGCGGCGATCAGGCGACGACGGTGTTCAAGGATACGCGCAAGCTCGCGAGCGTCACGGCCGCGATGGTCGACGACGCGCTCGCCGGCAAGACGGTCGCGGTGAACGACACGAAGAGCTACGGCAACGGCGCGAAGATCGTGCCGACGTACCTGGTGAAACCCGTTCTCGTGGACAAGGACAACGTTCAGGCGACGCTCGTCAACAGCGGCTATTACACGCAGGCGCAACTCAAGTAA
- a CDS encoding Gfo/Idh/MocA family protein, with protein sequence MVRKMGPGETVGVACLGITHPHTSGRVKAIRRRTDARMLGAWDTSPLLTPFVDALGLEARSKEDILADENVHVVLVHSKSDRMADLTIEALEAGKAVLCEKPAGRSSEDAKRIMQAVERTGGLVQVGYCWRFAPSVDAMQAALKSGRLGKVVQVRAHGGCSHDEAGTAHMTQPGDIGGAVFVIGCHLVDRILLHFGTPRSVNARITKFPGFHGDESREDAAGAVLNYEDKIVTIDFMSWDVLPWTESWDITAYGTEGIMSSRSLPASYKIYDAGKGDYPEGWTEWQETSFPEIWATKKTEYSPDIAEIGNPVYFDRESNAFFDALRNRTPSVVPATQAYNISRVIEAMFASSKKAGAEVFIE encoded by the coding sequence ATGGTGCGAAAGATGGGTCCTGGAGAAACGGTTGGCGTTGCATGCCTCGGCATCACGCACCCGCACACGTCGGGGCGGGTCAAGGCGATCCGGCGCCGAACCGACGCAAGGATGCTCGGCGCGTGGGACACCAGCCCGCTGCTCACGCCGTTCGTCGATGCACTGGGGCTGGAAGCCCGCTCGAAAGAGGACATCCTCGCCGACGAGAACGTGCACGTGGTCCTTGTGCACTCGAAAAGCGACAGGATGGCGGATCTGACGATCGAGGCGCTCGAAGCCGGCAAGGCCGTGCTGTGCGAAAAGCCGGCGGGCCGCAGCTCCGAGGATGCGAAGCGGATCATGCAGGCCGTCGAGCGCACGGGAGGCCTCGTTCAGGTCGGTTACTGCTGGCGTTTCGCGCCGTCGGTGGACGCGATGCAGGCAGCACTGAAGAGCGGGCGTCTTGGCAAGGTCGTTCAGGTGCGCGCGCACGGCGGCTGCTCGCACGACGAAGCCGGGACGGCACACATGACCCAGCCCGGCGATATCGGCGGCGCGGTGTTCGTGATCGGATGCCATCTGGTCGATCGCATTCTCCTTCACTTCGGCACGCCTCGGTCGGTCAATGCGCGCATCACGAAGTTTCCCGGTTTTCACGGCGACGAGTCGCGCGAAGACGCGGCGGGCGCGGTTCTCAATTACGAAGACAAGATCGTGACCATCGATTTCATGTCGTGGGACGTGCTGCCGTGGACGGAGAGCTGGGACATCACGGCCTACGGGACGGAAGGCATCATGTCGTCGCGATCGCTGCCGGCGAGCTACAAGATCTACGACGCCGGCAAGGGCGATTATCCGGAGGGCTGGACCGAGTGGCAGGAAACGAGCTTCCCCGAAATCTGGGCAACGAAGAAGACCGAGTACTCCCCGGACATCGCTGAAATCGGCAACCCGGTCTACTTCGACCGCGAATCGAACGCGTTCTTCGACGCGCTGCGCAACCGCACGCCGTCGGTCGTGCCGGCTACCCAGGCATACAACATCAGCCGCGTGATCGAGGCCATGTTCGCGTCGTCGAAAAAAGCGGGCGCCGAGGTCTTCATCGAGTAG